The Toxoplasma gondii ME49 chromosome XII, whole genome shotgun sequence genome includes a region encoding these proteins:
- a CDS encoding hypothetical protein (encoded by transcript TGME49_218390) produces MKKQTSEAHEKPRKETNEKKKKKKGRGKKRRGKTEEKKEQGKESKKERTKERTKFPRVVFHRTEKQKAHGYHKREQRRRPLPGLSHAFRLVKRRGEKHGKKEINSRDRRQRPAEKVRLLGGAIVSFLCTVRDKDATGETQTGGERCRRKSRHTVPYRRSRSRGRAATRRRGRRSSPRRRRNGRLLRFSRQAAERVAARGYKREDKAPWKKSRMRERNRVVLESRLRLNTLAKRDRRCGHGRGAAGWGEEPMGETERRSACRQSQKASS; encoded by the coding sequence atgaagaagcagacgagtGAGGCGCacgagaaaccgaggaaggagacgaacgagaagaagaagaagaagaaggggagggggaagaaacggagggggaagacggaggagaagaaggagcaggggaaggagagcaagaaggagaggacgaaggagaggacgaagttCCCACGTGTCGTTTTTCATcggacagagaagcagaaagctCACGGATACcacaagagagaacagcggcGTCGGCCGCTCCCGGGGCTCTCGCATGCATTTCGACTTGTgaagagacggggagaaaagcacggaaaaaaagagataAACAGTCGCGACAGAAGACAAAGGCCCGCCGAAAAGGTACGGCTTCTCGGTGGTGCgattgtctcctttctgtgcacagtgagagacaaagacgcgacaggagagactcAGACGGGGGGCGAACGCTGTCGACGCAAAAGCAGGCACACAGTGCCTTATCGGAGAAGCCggtcgagaggaagagcagcaacgcggaggcgagggagaagaagcagtcctagacgaagaagaaatggcAGGCTCTTGAGATTCAGCAGacaggcagcagagagagttGCTGCACGGGGGTACAAAAGGGAAGACAAAGCTCCGTGGAAGAAATCCAGGATgcgcgagagaaaccgcGTTGTCTTGGAGTCCAGATTGCGGCTGAACACGCTTGCGAAACGCGACCGCCGGTGCGGACATGGGCGAGGCGCCGCGGGTTGGGGCGAAGAGCCAATgggggaaacggagaggcgaTCAGCGTGCAGGCAGTCTCAGAAGGCAAGCAGTTAA